The Triticum urartu cultivar G1812 chromosome 5, Tu2.1, whole genome shotgun sequence genome contains the following window.
tgcgtttaTAGGGTATGTACATGTATGTACAAGCGTTTGTGTCTGTGTACTTGATAttaaagaaaaaaaaaagagttTGGCACGTAGTACTATTGGCGTACGTATCCATGGCGGGCGCCCTTGGCTCGTGACGATGACCAACGGCCAGCCTAGCAGCCTACCGAGTCTGCCCGCACAGTTATCCACGCCGTATAACGGGAACAATTAACCAACCCGATAACGTAAAGAATACACTAGTACCACTAGCGTATTCTGAATTCTGTTGGTCAGCACGACTGCACGAGCACTCGTTCATTTATTCATTCGGCCTCCACCATTATCCTCTCGCGGGAGAGACGGTGGCAGACCCATCCCGTCCCGCCCCCCTCTATTTCACCGTCGCCCACGCTCCTTTCCCCTTTCCGCATCCGCAGCAACGAAAGCGAGCGCAaacccaccccaccccaccccacgaCACAACGCATCCCCCGAACACCAGCGCAAACCCCGCTGTTCCGCCCCGCCCCCCGTCCCCGTCTCGCCCCCCTCCTCCGACGATTCGAGGCCCGGGGCTCCcgcgcggcggaggcggaggcggcatgaggacggcggcgacggcggcggaggcgcacCAGTCGCGGCTCCTGTACGAACTGGGCGCGCTGCTGCTGACGATCATCCGGTCGCCGCTCGGGCCGGGGGAGGAGCCGCGGCAGGTGACGGCGGCCGGGGTGGCGTCCATGATGCTGGGCGCCTCCATGGCGCTCATGCTCTGCGGCTCCGTCACCTTCATGCTCGGCTTCTTCCTCATGCCCTGGGTCGTCGGCCTCGCCTGCGTCTTCCTCTTCGTCGGCTTCCTCACCAACCTCTCCGGGATCTGGAGGGCCATCCTCTGCTGGCCCGCCGcatgctcctcctcctcg
Protein-coding sequences here:
- the LOC125509941 gene encoding uncharacterized protein LOC125509941, giving the protein MRTAATAAEAHQSRLLYELGALLLTIIRSPLGPGEEPRQVTAAGVASMMLGASMALMLCGSVTFMLGFFLMPWVVGLACVFLFVGFLTNLSGIWRAILCWPAACSSSSPHKDASTWHIFPKPPFM